A genomic window from Bacillus sp. BGMRC 2118 includes:
- a CDS encoding spore germination protein: protein MPEAPFHIGMSPKNSKCHINIPYRPLEKGIFMPSFVGSVNVESVGNGVFTVGDALRISPNGGSQDNGGAGSFNSGDFIMVTDKKNHTNVNDPDISDEFSLLIKPFLK, encoded by the coding sequence ATGCCCGAGGCTCCTTTTCACATTGGAATGTCACCAAAGAATAGCAAGTGTCATATAAATATCCCATATCGACCACTTGAAAAGGGGATATTTATGCCATCTTTTGTAGGATCTGTTAATGTTGAAAGTGTAGGAAATGGTGTTTTTACTGTAGGAGATGCGTTGAGAATATCACCTAATGGTGGTTCTCAAGATAATGGAGGTGCAGGATCCTTTAATTCGGGTGATTTCATCATGGTTACAGATAAGAAAAATCATACAAATGTAAATGACCCTGATATTTCTGATGAATTTAGTCTATTGATTAAACCATTTCTAAAATAA
- a CDS encoding S8 family serine peptidase: MKRLLTISLSLILVLSLFSGVASANGPEQATKGNKIEYVEGQLIVSVEPKKVKADFTIASTDSLKGDEATLTTKGFKVLDNLHAEEETIKPLVSKNLNKKVVEKMGLVYLVEYNLDTYKSSNEAKKELRKELKNLGFKVRYISENQKMTAIESTATIQAVHANQQWHYNMIKAPEAWTVTPGSSSVKIAVLDTGIDHNHPSLANFVNTSLGRSFAGGTTMDVQGHGTHVAGTIASYGQVSGVMQSATLIPVKVLGDNGSGSLYGITQGILYAADIDADVINMSLGGGGYDQSMDEAVQTAVAEGTIVVAATGNDGASSISYPAAYSSVIAVGSVTSSKTRSSFSNYGTGLEVMAPGSSIYSTYPNSRYSTLSGTSMATPHVAGVAGLIRAANPNISVAEARQILRDTAQYAGSSTQYGYGIVDAHAAVVAASGGGGSTPPPPSSTETVTTISTNYSYYYRGETINMTSTVKDKNGAAISGATVNFKITRPNGTSLTQSTTTNSSGVATWSVGTSYSTATGTYKIDVTASKSGYTSSTASKTFRMY, translated from the coding sequence ATGAAAAGATTGTTAACTATTTCACTTAGTCTAATTTTAGTTCTTTCACTGTTTTCAGGAGTAGCTTCTGCAAATGGTCCAGAGCAAGCAACTAAAGGAAATAAAATCGAATATGTAGAGGGACAATTAATTGTTTCTGTCGAGCCGAAGAAAGTAAAAGCTGATTTTACCATTGCAAGTACAGATAGCTTAAAAGGCGATGAAGCAACACTCACGACGAAAGGTTTTAAAGTACTAGACAATCTTCATGCTGAAGAAGAAACGATTAAACCTTTAGTCAGCAAAAATCTTAATAAAAAAGTTGTCGAGAAGATGGGGTTAGTTTACTTAGTTGAGTACAATCTAGATACTTATAAATCTAGTAATGAGGCGAAGAAGGAATTACGAAAAGAATTAAAAAATCTTGGATTTAAAGTTCGATATATTTCTGAAAACCAAAAAATGACGGCGATTGAGAGCACGGCAACTATTCAAGCTGTTCACGCTAATCAACAATGGCATTACAATATGATCAAAGCACCAGAAGCTTGGACGGTAACACCTGGTTCATCTTCAGTTAAAATTGCCGTATTAGATACAGGGATTGACCATAATCACCCAAGCTTGGCAAACTTTGTAAACACAAGCTTAGGGAGAAGTTTTGCAGGTGGAACAACAATGGATGTTCAAGGTCATGGGACACACGTTGCAGGAACAATTGCAAGCTACGGTCAAGTATCGGGTGTTATGCAAAGTGCAACATTGATTCCTGTAAAGGTACTTGGTGATAATGGTTCAGGATCTTTATATGGAATTACACAAGGTATTCTATATGCAGCTGACATTGATGCCGATGTAATTAATATGTCACTTGGTGGTGGCGGATATGATCAAAGTATGGATGAGGCAGTTCAAACTGCTGTGGCAGAAGGGACAATTGTCGTTGCGGCAACTGGAAATGACGGAGCATCCAGTATTTCATATCCAGCTGCATATAGTTCTGTCATTGCAGTAGGTTCAGTTACTTCTAGTAAAACAAGATCCAGTTTTTCTAACTATGGGACTGGTTTAGAAGTTATGGCACCAGGGTCAAGTATTTACAGCACATATCCAAACAGTAGATATTCAACACTTTCTGGTACATCAATGGCAACTCCACATGTTGCAGGAGTTGCGGGCTTAATTAGAGCGGCAAACCCTAATATATCAGTTGCGGAGGCAAGACAGATCTTACGTGATACTGCTCAATATGCTGGTAGCTCCACTCAATATGGATATGGAATTGTTGATGCACATGCAGCAGTAGTTGCAGCTTCTGGCGGGGGAGGATCGACCCCACCACCCCCATCTTCAACAGAAACGGTTACAACGATTTCTACAAATTATAGCTATTATTATCGCGGTGAAACAATTAATATGACTAGTACTGTTAAGGATAAGAATGGTGCAGCGATTTCAGGTGCAACAGTAAACTTCAAGATAACTCGTCCAAATGGAACGTCGCTAACTCAATCTACAACAACAAATTCTTCTGGTGTTGCAACTTGGTCTGTAGGAACAAGTTATTCAACAGCAACTGGAACATATAAAATTGATGTTACGGCTTCAAAGAGTGGATATACTAGTAGTACAGCATCTAAAACATTTAGAATGTATTAA
- a CDS encoding Ktr system potassium transporter B gives MIVKTLYYVKKNWVTFNPSQLLVFVFITAILLGAMLLKLPYSTTEPISWIDALFTSTSAMTVTGLTVVDTGVVYTTFGECVIMVLIQVGGLGIMSFAVLIFMMLGKKIGMKERMVIQQALNQSSLGGMINLVKHLFIFSLTIELIAMIFLSIRWVPEYGFYKGLYYSLFHSVSAFNNAGFGLWSNNLMDYVGDPIVNIIISGLFIFGGIGFTVLMDVRYKKSFRKLSLHSKIMLVGTFIINISAMFIIFCLEYSNSFAGYSIIEKLWASFFQAVTTRTAGFNTVDLTLLSEPSILLMIILMFIGAGSGSTGGGIKLTTFIVIVLSVITFLKGKEEIVIARRSINEKLIIKALAITMISLLFVVSSIFILSITENAPLLYIFFEVISAFGTVGLTLGLTYSLTFIGKLVIIIVMLIGKIGPLTLVYSIAKQEKEKVRYPSEEILTG, from the coding sequence ATGATTGTGAAAACTTTATATTACGTTAAGAAAAATTGGGTAACCTTTAATCCGTCACAATTACTTGTTTTTGTATTTATCACTGCAATCTTGTTAGGAGCCATGCTGTTAAAATTACCTTATTCAACTACTGAACCAATATCGTGGATTGACGCTTTATTTACTTCAACCTCTGCGATGACCGTAACAGGCTTGACTGTTGTTGATACGGGAGTTGTATATACAACATTTGGTGAATGTGTCATTATGGTTCTTATACAAGTTGGTGGACTAGGAATTATGTCTTTTGCTGTCCTTATCTTCATGATGCTAGGAAAAAAAATCGGTATGAAGGAAAGAATGGTTATTCAACAAGCTCTAAATCAATCATCACTTGGTGGGATGATTAATCTTGTTAAACATTTATTTATCTTTTCTCTCACGATTGAACTAATCGCAATGATATTTCTTTCAATTCGCTGGGTTCCGGAATACGGCTTCTATAAAGGATTGTATTATAGTTTATTTCATTCCGTTTCTGCCTTTAACAATGCTGGATTTGGTTTATGGTCAAATAACCTTATGGATTATGTTGGGGATCCAATTGTAAATATTATCATATCAGGATTATTTATTTTTGGTGGTATTGGCTTTACGGTATTAATGGACGTCCGATATAAGAAAAGTTTTCGAAAACTATCGTTGCATTCTAAGATTATGCTTGTAGGAACATTCATCATTAACATTAGTGCAATGTTCATCATTTTCTGTCTAGAATACTCAAACTCTTTCGCTGGTTACTCGATTATAGAAAAATTATGGGCATCCTTTTTTCAAGCTGTCACTACTAGGACTGCTGGTTTTAATACCGTAGACTTAACCTTATTAAGTGAACCTTCAATCTTACTCATGATCATACTCATGTTCATCGGTGCAGGGAGCGGATCTACAGGTGGGGGGATTAAACTTACTACATTCATCGTAATTGTATTAAGTGTCATAACGTTTCTTAAAGGAAAAGAAGAAATTGTTATTGCAAGAAGATCCATTAATGAAAAGTTGATCATTAAAGCTTTAGCCATTACAATGATTTCTCTTCTATTTGTAGTAAGTTCAATTTTCATATTGAGTATTACAGAAAATGCTCCATTACTTTATATCTTTTTTGAGGTCATATCGGCCTTCGGTACAGTTGGATTAACGTTAGGTCTAACGTATTCCTTAACATTCATAGGAAAGCTTGTCATCATCATCGTCATGTTGATTGGGAAAATTGGACCTTTAACTCTTGTTTATTCCATTGCTAAGCAAGAAAAGGAAAAGGTTCGTTATCCAAGTGAAGAAATATTAACAGGATAA
- a CDS encoding AAA family ATPase, whose translation MSITKQPDYQKEVERLTFTKNYIETIIIATETTKENYRDKISEAFQDMDWLDSSLSYSNILTNAQFMERSAEEVRNLKKIRPKPYFARINFKAKDRQEEEQLYIGKASVFDRESQQPIIVDWRSPISNVYYDGRLGDVEYIAEGQTYEGYLSLKRQYEIEDGALLDYRDVDLTTNDELLQESLARSSDNRLTEIVSTIQGEQNQIIRADLNRPIIVQGAAGSGKTTIALHRISYFIYTLGHEFDPENMMVIAPNRLFIDYISDVLPELGVDRIRQTTYIDYVQECIRKKIKVIPQEKKLMTLIHADKYEVNKVKWISRFKGSLEYQRMIEQYMKDIQSTFYPKEDFSVEKFRLMTAKKIKRLFSTEYHYLPYYRRVDRIKNVLQGDVRRKKKQMLQKVQAIYEYKLDKALAEREPLKRRVAVSSCMDEKEERMKVVEKEIRSAVTKYMKQFPKLSLLDYYHDMFTYDVFKKLSNGILTDEQMNEFLSYQADLTRKKQYEVEDLAALLYLQHYLYGIVPELKAKNVVIDEAQDYSYFQFFALKSLLGTDMFTIVGDLAQGIHAYRGMNDWNVLLNKIFPRANYVTMQKSYRTTVEIMNTANEILDLMTEDIPKVEPVVRYGDKPLFIEVATYKKLVEEIEELVEQQKKDRMKTFAIITKTEAEAKKIDYYFQKYSSIETKLLIGIEEMTKEKIVVTPSYIAKGLEFDSVFVVSLEDVYTNNDIDIKLLYVAMTRPLHRLTLLAGKLENLLLDFVDSNFFDTR comes from the coding sequence ATGTCTATTACTAAGCAACCTGATTATCAGAAAGAGGTTGAAAGATTAACCTTCACCAAGAACTACATCGAAACAATCATTATAGCAACTGAAACGACGAAGGAAAATTATCGTGATAAGATATCAGAAGCATTCCAGGACATGGATTGGCTAGATAGTAGTTTGAGTTATTCCAATATCCTCACAAATGCTCAGTTTATGGAACGATCTGCTGAGGAAGTTCGGAACTTAAAGAAAATTCGTCCAAAACCGTATTTCGCAAGAATAAATTTTAAAGCAAAAGATCGGCAAGAAGAAGAACAACTTTATATCGGAAAAGCATCGGTCTTTGATCGTGAATCTCAGCAACCCATCATTGTTGATTGGCGCTCTCCCATTTCCAATGTGTATTATGATGGTCGATTAGGAGACGTTGAATATATAGCTGAAGGTCAAACGTATGAGGGCTACCTCTCACTCAAAAGACAATACGAAATTGAAGACGGTGCTCTTCTGGATTATCGAGATGTTGATTTAACAACGAATGATGAGTTATTACAAGAATCATTGGCAAGAAGCAGTGATAATCGTTTGACAGAAATTGTCTCTACTATTCAAGGAGAGCAGAATCAAATTATTAGAGCTGATTTAAATAGACCGATTATCGTTCAAGGGGCAGCAGGAAGTGGTAAAACAACGATTGCGCTGCATCGTATCTCATACTTCATTTACACGCTAGGTCATGAATTTGATCCCGAGAACATGATGGTTATCGCTCCCAATCGACTATTCATTGATTATATTTCGGATGTCCTTCCCGAGCTTGGGGTAGACCGGATCAGGCAAACAACGTATATCGATTATGTTCAGGAATGTATTCGTAAGAAAATTAAAGTGATTCCACAAGAAAAAAAATTAATGACGCTTATTCATGCTGACAAATATGAAGTGAATAAAGTCAAGTGGATCTCACGTTTTAAAGGTTCACTAGAGTATCAAAGAATGATAGAACAATATATGAAAGACATTCAATCTACGTTTTATCCGAAGGAAGATTTTTCTGTCGAAAAATTCCGATTAATGACAGCGAAAAAGATTAAGCGACTATTTTCAACAGAATATCATTATTTGCCGTATTATCGTAGAGTAGATCGTATAAAAAATGTCTTGCAAGGTGACGTGAGACGGAAGAAAAAGCAAATGCTTCAAAAGGTACAAGCTATTTACGAATATAAGCTAGATAAAGCCCTTGCCGAAAGAGAACCGTTGAAACGAAGAGTAGCAGTATCCAGCTGTATGGATGAGAAAGAAGAACGAATGAAAGTCGTAGAGAAAGAAATTCGTTCAGCTGTAACAAAATATATGAAACAATTCCCGAAACTATCGTTATTAGACTATTATCATGACATGTTTACATATGATGTCTTTAAGAAGTTAAGTAATGGAATTTTGACAGATGAACAAATGAATGAATTCCTAAGTTATCAAGCAGACTTAACGAGGAAGAAACAATATGAGGTTGAAGATTTAGCTGCATTATTATATTTACAGCATTATTTATACGGTATTGTCCCTGAATTAAAGGCGAAAAATGTTGTTATTGATGAAGCACAGGATTATAGTTATTTTCAGTTTTTCGCTTTGAAATCACTACTCGGAACAGATATGTTCACAATCGTTGGTGACTTAGCACAAGGAATTCATGCATATCGCGGTATGAATGACTGGAATGTTCTTTTGAATAAAATCTTTCCACGTGCTAATTACGTGACGATGCAAAAAAGTTATCGTACAACTGTTGAAATTATGAACACTGCAAATGAAATCTTAGATTTAATGACAGAAGATATCCCAAAGGTTGAACCGGTCGTGAGGTACGGTGATAAACCGCTGTTCATTGAAGTGGCTACATATAAAAAGCTTGTTGAAGAGATTGAAGAACTAGTAGAGCAGCAAAAAAAAGATCGGATGAAAACGTTTGCTATTATTACAAAAACCGAGGCTGAGGCTAAAAAGATAGACTACTATTTCCAGAAATATAGTTCTATTGAAACAAAGCTTTTAATTGGCATTGAAGAAATGACGAAGGAAAAGATAGTTGTAACCCCTTCTTATATTGCAAAGGGATTAGAATTTGACAGTGTATTTGTTGTGAGTCTAGAGGATGTTTATACGAACAATGATATTGATATAAAGTTGTTGTATGTAGCAATGACACGTCCTCTTCATCGGTTAACACTGTTGGCAGGAAAACTAGAAAATTTGTTACTCGATTTTGTGGATTCGAACTTTTTTGACACAAGGTAA
- a CDS encoding peptide chain release factor 3 codes for MKTDSLQEKILSRKTFAIISHPDAGKTTLTEQLLLFGGVIRDAGTVKGKKTGKFATSDWMEIEKQRGISVTSSVMQFHYKDRNINILDTPGHQDFSEDTYRTLTAVDSAVMVIDSTKGIEDQTIKLFQVCRKRGIPIFTFMNKLDRVGKDPLELLAELEEVLGIESYPMNWPIGMGKEFLGVYDRYHNRIEKVRVEEKDRYIPLDEDGKAPADSSIVENSLYDQCLEEIELLSEAGNEFSIDKVQNGALTPVFFGSGLANFGVQTFLDTFVELAPSPQPRHSTQGDINPIETPFSGFIFKIQANMNPAHRDRIAFLRICSGKFDRGMNVTLSRTGKQMKLSNSTQFMADDRHTVDEAVAGDIIGIYDPGTYQIGDTLVGGKDTFQYDRLPQFTPELYIKVSAKNVMKQKQFQKGLTQLVQEGAIQLFRSMHLEEYILGAVGQLQFEVFEHRMKGEYNVDIVIQPLGSKIARWIENDDVDDNLSSSRSILVRDRYEKKAFLFENDFALRWFQEKNPDVKLYNPMEV; via the coding sequence ATGAAAACAGATTCGTTACAAGAAAAAATCTTATCACGTAAGACTTTTGCAATCATTTCCCATCCGGACGCAGGGAAAACAACATTGACAGAACAGCTTCTTCTCTTTGGTGGTGTCATTCGAGATGCTGGAACGGTAAAAGGGAAAAAAACAGGGAAATTCGCTACATCAGATTGGATGGAAATTGAAAAGCAACGTGGAATTTCCGTTACATCAAGTGTTATGCAATTTCATTATAAAGATCGAAACATTAACATTCTTGACACACCTGGTCACCAAGATTTTAGTGAAGACACGTATCGAACATTAACAGCGGTTGACAGTGCTGTGATGGTCATCGACTCCACAAAAGGGATCGAGGACCAAACGATTAAGCTTTTCCAAGTTTGTAGAAAACGAGGAATTCCAATTTTTACGTTCATGAATAAACTGGATCGAGTAGGAAAGGACCCACTTGAACTACTGGCAGAATTGGAAGAAGTACTAGGAATTGAGTCGTACCCTATGAACTGGCCGATAGGAATGGGAAAAGAGTTTTTAGGTGTATATGATCGATATCACAACCGTATCGAAAAAGTTCGAGTGGAGGAGAAGGATCGTTATATACCTTTAGATGAGGATGGAAAAGCACCAGCAGACTCTTCAATTGTAGAAAATAGTTTATATGATCAATGTCTAGAAGAAATTGAGCTGTTAAGTGAAGCTGGAAATGAATTCTCTATAGACAAAGTTCAAAACGGTGCCTTAACACCTGTATTTTTTGGAAGTGGTTTAGCTAACTTTGGTGTTCAAACCTTCCTTGACACGTTTGTTGAGCTTGCACCATCACCACAACCACGACATTCGACACAAGGGGATATTAATCCAATTGAAACACCGTTTTCAGGATTTATTTTTAAGATTCAAGCAAACATGAACCCCGCCCATCGTGACAGAATTGCATTCTTGCGTATATGTTCAGGTAAATTCGATAGAGGTATGAACGTAACACTATCTCGGACAGGTAAACAAATGAAGCTTTCCAATTCAACACAATTTATGGCCGATGATCGCCACACGGTAGATGAAGCGGTAGCTGGTGATATTATTGGTATTTATGATCCTGGTACGTACCAAATAGGTGACACACTAGTTGGCGGAAAAGATACGTTTCAATATGATCGACTTCCGCAATTCACACCTGAGCTTTACATAAAAGTCTCAGCAAAAAATGTTATGAAGCAGAAGCAATTTCAAAAAGGTCTGACACAACTTGTTCAAGAGGGTGCTATTCAATTATTCCGTTCTATGCATTTAGAAGAATATATTTTAGGGGCAGTTGGTCAACTTCAATTTGAAGTATTCGAACATAGAATGAAGGGTGAATACAACGTTGATATTGTGATTCAACCATTAGGTTCTAAAATAGCACGATGGATCGAGAATGATGACGTGGATGATAATCTATCTAGCTCAAGAAGTATTCTGGTAAGAGACCGATATGAGAAAAAAGCATTCCTATTTGAAAATGACTTTGCTCTCAGATGGTTTCAGGAGAAGAATCCAGACGTCAAACTGTACAATCCAATGGAGGTATAA
- a CDS encoding putative metal-dependent hydrolase — MKALQYPIGPFEPPTSFDVDKIEQWIHDITNLPVNLHLKLDKSTEEQLDSPYRKGGWTVRQVVHHLADSHMNCFVRFKLALTENTPVVKAYDESAWANMPDSKGDITSSLQIIEGIHFRWSVLLRAMTNEDYNKMISHPEIGDVTLYQLLSLYSWHSRHHLAHIEIGLHVQ, encoded by the coding sequence ATGAAAGCGTTACAATATCCAATAGGACCGTTTGAACCGCCAACATCTTTTGATGTCGACAAAATAGAACAATGGATTCATGATATAACAAATCTTCCGGTAAATTTGCATCTGAAGTTGGATAAATCAACTGAAGAGCAATTAGATTCACCCTACAGAAAAGGGGGTTGGACAGTAAGGCAAGTTGTACATCACCTTGCAGATAGTCATATGAATTGTTTTGTTCGATTTAAGTTAGCACTCACTGAAAATACACCGGTTGTAAAAGCTTATGACGAATCTGCTTGGGCTAATATGCCTGATAGTAAAGGTGATATAACGTCTTCTTTACAAATTATTGAAGGAATTCATTTCAGGTGGAGTGTTTTATTACGAGCGATGACAAACGAAGATTATAACAAAATGATATCCCATCCGGAAATTGGCGATGTGACGCTATATCAGCTTCTTTCACTATATTCTTGGCATTCCAGGCATCATCTAGCACATATAGAAATTGGTTTACATGTTCAATAA
- a CDS encoding pentapeptide repeat-containing protein, with the protein MLLADCNSCFGLCCVALPYAKSADFAKNKDGGKPCQNLDDSYRCTIHSTLREQGFKGCTVYECYGAGQKVSQHTFNGSWRDFPDASNEMFDVFPIMQQLHEMLYYLHESLQLEEALPLHHALSDAIISTEELTKQTSKKILQIDVQSHRIIVNELLLETSKLVRKNEKAERQANPRIMDLIGANLKGKVFKGSDLRGALLIATDLRNADLRKCDFIGADLRDANLCGADLRESIFLTQAQLNAANGDMNTKLPVHLKRPPHWQS; encoded by the coding sequence ATGTTACTTGCTGATTGTAATAGCTGCTTTGGTTTATGTTGCGTGGCATTACCTTATGCAAAATCAGCAGACTTTGCAAAGAATAAAGACGGGGGTAAACCTTGTCAAAACTTGGATGATAGCTATAGATGTACAATTCATTCGACTCTTCGTGAACAAGGGTTTAAAGGTTGTACCGTATATGAATGCTATGGAGCCGGGCAAAAGGTTTCGCAGCATACCTTTAACGGTAGTTGGCGGGACTTTCCGGATGCATCAAATGAAATGTTTGACGTCTTTCCAATCATGCAACAGTTGCATGAGATGCTTTATTATTTGCACGAGTCGCTTCAGCTAGAAGAAGCACTTCCACTTCATCATGCATTAAGTGATGCAATTATAAGTACAGAGGAACTTACAAAACAAACGTCAAAAAAAATCTTACAAATTGATGTTCAAAGTCACCGGATTATTGTGAATGAATTACTCTTAGAAACAAGTAAATTAGTACGTAAAAATGAAAAGGCCGAGAGACAAGCGAACCCCCGAATAATGGATTTAATTGGTGCTAACCTAAAAGGTAAAGTTTTTAAAGGTTCTGATTTGAGAGGAGCTCTTTTAATTGCCACAGATCTTCGTAATGCAGATTTACGTAAATGTGATTTTATCGGTGCAGACTTAAGGGATGCTAATTTATGTGGAGCAGATTTAAGAGAGAGTATCTTTCTAACGCAGGCTCAATTGAATGCAGCTAATGGAGATATGAACACAAAATTACCTGTACATTTAAAACGACCTCCTCACTGGCAGTCATAA